In one Pseudomonas hydrolytica genomic region, the following are encoded:
- a CDS encoding GspE/PulE family protein, with amino-acid sequence MSAFAATAQDRVLDLGDLLRELVAQGRVAQEVAEQCLAIRRSSLNNTQHPLEFLAAQQVDDLTRPGKKLDLETLTVWLANFAGQPYLRIDPLKIDVPAITPLMSYAFAQRHKILAVAVDSESVTIASSQPLVHSWEANLIHVLKRPIKRVVANPADIQRFTTEFYRLARSVSGANATDQKISGVGNFEQLLSLGAQDQEPDANDAHIVNIVDWLFQYAFQQRASDIHIEPRREQGTVRFRIDGVLHNVYQFPAQVTMAVVSRLKNLGRMNIAEKRKPQDGRVKTKTPDGGEVELRLSTLPTAFGEKMVMRIFDPEVLLKSPDQLGFSPDDLRRWHSMTSQPNGIILVTGPTGSGKTTTLYTTLKQLATPEVNVCTIEDPIEMIEGAFNQMQVQHNIDLTFASGVRALMRQDPDIIMVGEIRDLETAEMAIQAALTGHLVLSTLHTNDAPSAITRLLELGVPHYLLKATILGVMAQRLVRTLCPHCKAPVQLDEDTWNGLTRPWSSPLPTQAHHAVGCLECRETGYRGRAGVYEIMLINDAIKPLISADTDLTALRRAAFKDGMRSLRLSGAQKIAAGLTTIEEVLRVTPQSEHR; translated from the coding sequence ATGTCCGCATTTGCCGCCACCGCCCAAGACCGCGTACTGGATCTTGGCGACCTGCTGCGCGAGCTGGTTGCCCAGGGCCGGGTCGCCCAGGAGGTGGCCGAGCAGTGCCTGGCGATTCGCCGCAGTTCGCTGAACAACACCCAGCACCCGCTGGAATTCCTCGCGGCGCAGCAGGTCGACGACCTGACCCGCCCGGGCAAGAAACTCGATCTGGAAACCCTTACCGTCTGGCTGGCCAACTTCGCCGGCCAACCCTACCTGCGCATCGACCCGCTGAAGATCGACGTACCGGCCATCACCCCATTGATGTCCTACGCCTTCGCCCAGCGTCACAAGATCCTTGCCGTGGCGGTGGACAGCGAGAGCGTGACCATCGCCAGCAGCCAGCCGCTGGTGCACAGCTGGGAAGCCAACCTGATCCACGTGCTCAAGCGCCCGATCAAGCGCGTGGTGGCCAACCCGGCGGACATCCAGCGCTTCACCACCGAGTTCTATCGCCTGGCCCGCTCGGTCAGCGGTGCCAATGCCACCGACCAGAAGATCAGCGGCGTCGGCAACTTCGAGCAATTGCTCAGCCTTGGCGCCCAGGATCAGGAGCCGGACGCCAACGATGCGCACATCGTCAACATCGTCGACTGGCTGTTCCAGTACGCCTTCCAGCAGCGCGCCAGCGATATCCACATCGAACCGCGCCGCGAGCAGGGCACCGTGCGCTTTCGCATCGACGGCGTGCTGCACAACGTCTACCAGTTCCCCGCCCAGGTCACCATGGCGGTGGTCAGCCGCCTGAAGAACCTCGGCCGCATGAACATCGCCGAAAAGCGCAAACCCCAGGACGGCCGGGTCAAGACCAAGACTCCGGACGGCGGCGAGGTGGAGCTGCGCCTGTCCACCCTGCCCACCGCCTTCGGCGAGAAGATGGTGATGCGTATCTTCGACCCCGAGGTGCTGCTGAAGAGCCCGGACCAGCTCGGCTTCTCCCCGGACGATCTGCGCCGCTGGCATAGCATGACGAGCCAGCCCAACGGCATCATCCTGGTCACCGGCCCCACCGGCTCGGGCAAGACCACCACGCTCTACACCACGCTCAAGCAACTGGCCACGCCGGAGGTGAACGTCTGCACCATCGAGGACCCGATCGAGATGATCGAGGGCGCCTTCAACCAGATGCAGGTGCAGCACAATATCGACCTGACCTTCGCCAGCGGCGTGCGCGCCCTGATGCGCCAGGACCCGGACATCATCATGGTCGGCGAGATTCGCGACCTGGAAACCGCCGAGATGGCCATCCAGGCCGCACTCACCGGTCACCTGGTACTCTCCACCCTGCACACCAACGATGCCCCCAGCGCCATCACCCGCCTGCTGGAACTGGGCGTGCCGCACTACCTGCTCAAGGCCACCATCCTCGGCGTCATGGCCCAGCGCCTGGTGCGTACCCTGTGCCCGCACTGCAAGGCACCGGTGCAGCTGGACGAAGACACCTGGAACGGCCTGACCCGGCCCTGGAGCTCGCCACTGCCGACCCAGGCGCACCACGCCGTCGGTTGCCTGGAATGTCGCGAAACCGGCTACCGCGGCCGCGCCGGCGTCTACGAGATCATGCTGATCAACGACGCCATCAAGCCGCTGATCAGCGCCGACACCGACCTCACCGCCCTGCGCCGCGCGGCCTTCAAGGATGGCATGCGCAGCCTGCGCCTGTCCGGTGCGCAGAAGATCGCCGCGGGCCTGACCACCATCGAGGAAGTGCTGCGCGTCACGCCGCAGAGCGAGCATCGCTGA
- a CDS encoding DUF2388 domain-containing protein yields MRVMSRAALALSAALIAQTAAADGLLRDILSSGATTASTYLTFKDRKLVAAAEEDASSFVASAGEIRGPHLEAALQQLRSDNPQLRDSDDMALASAILAASAAPLDASTADAR; encoded by the coding sequence ATGCGAGTAATGAGCCGAGCCGCCCTGGCGCTGAGCGCCGCCCTGATCGCTCAGACCGCCGCCGCCGATGGCCTGCTGCGCGACATTCTGTCTTCCGGCGCCACGACTGCGTCCACCTACCTGACCTTCAAGGATCGCAAGCTGGTCGCCGCCGCCGAAGAGGATGCCAGCAGCTTCGTCGCCAGCGCCGGAGAGATCCGTGGCCCGCATTTGGAAGCGGCGCTACAGCAGCTGCGCAGCGATAACCCGCAGTTGCGCGATAGCGACGACATGGCCCTGGCCAGCGCCATTCTCGCTGCCTCCGCGGCACCGCTGGATGCCAGCACCGCCGACGCACGCTGA
- a CDS encoding murein L,D-transpeptidase catalytic domain family protein — MFRAIGRHALVLLFGVFGAASACADELFEALTRQAPELEVQALRQALGAMRCAQSRGAGAASRLAVIDYSQPSSARRLWIFDLQGRRLLLRDLVAHGRGSGEDVAALFSNEPGSHQSSLGLFRTAESYSGKHGYSLRMDGLEPGLNDRARERAIVIHGADYVSSGWLQAHGRLGRSLGCPAVRQEVARTVVDQLVGGQFLFAWHSDPRWLDASALSPCRQLAAGAR; from the coding sequence ATGTTTCGAGCCATTGGCCGTCATGCTCTGGTGCTGCTGTTCGGTGTGTTTGGCGCCGCGAGCGCGTGCGCCGACGAGCTGTTCGAGGCGCTGACCAGGCAGGCGCCCGAGCTTGAAGTGCAGGCCCTGCGCCAGGCGCTCGGCGCCATGCGCTGTGCGCAGAGTCGGGGCGCAGGGGCTGCCAGTCGGCTGGCGGTGATCGATTACTCGCAGCCCTCCAGCGCACGGCGCCTGTGGATCTTCGACCTGCAGGGCAGGCGCCTGCTGCTGCGCGATCTGGTCGCCCATGGGCGTGGCTCCGGCGAGGATGTCGCCGCGCTGTTTTCCAACGAGCCGGGGAGCCACCAGAGCAGCCTCGGCCTGTTTCGCACCGCGGAAAGCTACAGCGGCAAGCACGGCTACTCGCTGCGCATGGATGGCCTGGAGCCCGGCCTCAACGATCGGGCGCGCGAGCGCGCCATCGTCATCCATGGCGCCGACTACGTGAGCTCCGGCTGGCTGCAGGCGCACGGCCGTCTGGGGCGCAGCCTGGGCTGTCCGGCGGTCAGGCAGGAGGTGGCGCGAACGGTGGTCGATCAGCTGGTGGGCGGTCAGTTCCTCTTCGCCTGGCATTCCGACCCGCGCTGGCTGGATGCGTCCGCGCTGTCGCCGTGCCGCCAACTCGCCGCAGGGGCGCGCTGA
- a CDS encoding OprD family porin, with translation MRKTSLALAVAASTLGLSQVAVADFIGDSKANLTLRNFYFDHNTKNTANNNGEAKEWGQGFIFNYTSGFTEGTVGFGVDAVGLLGVKLDSGGRANKTGRDRTPGALFPLESDGSAVDEFSKGGLTGKVRVSKTEARIGTLTPRLPILVSNDGRLLPQLFEGGQITSNEIDNLTLTAGQIEHAVGRASSNSTGLSVAGGSEASNKFYFAGGDWKVNSDLTAQYYYANLEDYYKQHFAGLGHNLALGEGTLKTDLRYFRTNSDGKNGKEAGYSVGGYTRNGDGKIDNNTWSAAFTYSLGSHAVMLGHQRVSEDSNFVQLNQGGIEGSAGASVYLLTDRLVNSFTRAGERTTFGQYSYDFANLGAPGLKASVIYLKGTNIQVAGANEAKEWERDIALDYVFQEGALKGLGLGWRHGVLRGNTSTADADQNRLIVSYTLPLL, from the coding sequence ATGAGAAAGACCTCCCTGGCACTGGCCGTAGCCGCCAGCACCCTGGGCCTGAGCCAAGTAGCCGTTGCTGACTTCATCGGTGACAGCAAGGCCAACCTGACTCTGCGCAACTTCTACTTCGACCACAACACCAAGAACACCGCCAACAACAACGGTGAAGCGAAGGAGTGGGGCCAAGGCTTCATCTTCAACTACACCTCCGGTTTCACCGAAGGCACCGTAGGCTTCGGTGTTGATGCGGTAGGCCTGCTGGGTGTGAAGCTGGACTCCGGTGGCCGTGCCAACAAGACTGGTCGTGATCGCACCCCGGGTGCTCTGTTCCCGCTGGAAAGCGATGGCAGCGCCGTTGATGAGTTCAGCAAGGGCGGTCTGACCGGTAAGGTCCGTGTTTCCAAGACCGAGGCACGTATCGGCACCCTGACTCCGCGCCTGCCGATCCTGGTATCCAACGACGGCCGTCTGCTGCCGCAGTTGTTCGAAGGTGGTCAGATCACCTCTAACGAAATCGACAACCTGACCCTGACTGCCGGTCAGATCGAGCACGCCGTAGGCCGTGCTTCGAGCAACAGCACCGGTTTGTCGGTTGCCGGCGGCAGCGAAGCCAGCAACAAGTTCTACTTCGCCGGTGGTGACTGGAAAGTAAACAGCGACCTGACTGCTCAGTACTACTACGCCAACCTCGAAGACTACTACAAGCAGCACTTCGCCGGCCTGGGCCACAACCTGGCGCTGGGTGAAGGCACCCTGAAGACCGATCTGCGCTATTTCCGCACCAATTCCGATGGCAAGAACGGTAAAGAAGCCGGCTACTCGGTGGGCGGTTACACCCGTAATGGCGATGGCAAGATCGACAACAACACCTGGAGCGCCGCGTTCACTTACAGCCTGGGCAGCCATGCCGTGATGCTGGGTCATCAGCGCGTTTCTGAAGACAGCAACTTCGTGCAGCTGAACCAGGGTGGCATCGAAGGTTCCGCTGGTGCCAGCGTGTACCTGCTGACCGACCGCCTGGTTAACAGCTTTACCCGTGCCGGCGAACGCACCACCTTCGGTCAGTACAGCTACGATTTCGCCAACCTGGGTGCTCCGGGTCTGAAAGCGTCGGTGATCTACCTGAAAGGCACCAACATTCAGGTTGCTGGCGCCAACGAGGCCAAGGAGTGGGAGCGCGACATCGCCCTGGATTACGTGTTCCAGGAAGGTGCCCTGAAGGGCCTGGGTCTGGGCTGGCGCCACGGTGTGCTGCGTGGCAACACCTCTACCGCCGACGCCGACCAGAACCGTCTGATCGTCAGCTACACCCTGCCGCTGCTGTAA
- a CDS encoding NfeD family protein, producing the protein MIHYLQHLSFWDWLALATVLLILEVFGAGGYLLWIGLAAACVGVLTYLFPELPWVWQFFLFGLLAILTAVVWWRRQRSMLRPSDQPGLNRRGSELLGRRFALHEPIVGGRGKIKAGDSLWLVSGPDLPVGSQVKVVAQDGVILRVEQDA; encoded by the coding sequence ATGATCCATTACCTGCAACACCTGTCTTTCTGGGACTGGCTGGCGCTGGCCACTGTCCTGCTGATACTCGAAGTCTTCGGCGCTGGCGGCTACCTGCTGTGGATCGGCCTGGCCGCCGCCTGCGTCGGCGTGCTCACCTATCTGTTTCCCGAGCTGCCCTGGGTCTGGCAGTTCTTCCTGTTCGGCCTGCTGGCCATCCTCACTGCCGTGGTCTGGTGGCGCCGTCAACGCAGCATGCTGCGCCCCAGCGACCAGCCCGGCCTCAACCGCCGCGGCAGCGAACTGCTCGGCCGGCGCTTCGCCCTGCACGAGCCCATCGTCGGCGGTCGCGGCAAGATCAAGGCTGGCGACAGCCTGTGGCTGGTCAGCGGACCTGACCTGCCGGTAGGCAGTCAGGTCAAGGTCGTGGCCCAGGACGGCGTGATTCTGCGAGTCGAGCAGGACGCCTGA
- the dctM gene encoding C4-dicarboxylate TRAP transporter large permease protein DctM, which translates to MTVLFLFLLLFLLMFIGVPIAASLGLAGSITIMLFSPDSVRSLAIKLFETSEHYTLLAIPFFLLSGAFMTTGGVARRLIDFANACVGHIRGGLAIGAVLACMLFAALSGSSPATVAAVGSIAIAGMVRSGYPQAFGAGIVCNAGTLGILIPPSIVMVVYAAATEQSVGKLFMAGVVPGVMLGLALMIAIYIVARIKKLPALPRASFREWLRAAREAFWGLLLMVIILGGIYSGMFTPTEAAAVAAVYAGFVALFVYKDLTIRECPKVLLESGKLTIMLMFIIANAMLFAHVLTTEQIPQQITAWVVELGLQPWQFLLVVNIVLLVAGAFMEPSAIILILAPILFPIAMQLGIDPIHLGIIMVVNMEIGLITPPVGLNLFVTSAVTGMPLTHVIRAALPWLMMLISFLMVITYIPAVSMTLPNLLGM; encoded by the coding sequence ATGACCGTCCTGTTCCTCTTCCTGCTGCTGTTCCTGCTGATGTTCATCGGCGTGCCGATCGCTGCGTCGCTCGGCCTGGCCGGCTCGATCACCATCATGCTGTTCAGCCCCGACTCGGTGCGCTCGCTGGCGATCAAGCTGTTCGAGACCTCCGAGCACTACACCCTGCTGGCCATCCCGTTCTTCCTGCTCTCCGGTGCCTTCATGACCACCGGCGGCGTGGCCCGTCGCCTGATCGACTTCGCCAACGCCTGCGTCGGCCACATCCGTGGCGGCCTGGCCATCGGTGCGGTGCTGGCGTGCATGCTGTTCGCCGCACTGTCCGGCTCCTCGCCGGCCACCGTGGCCGCGGTCGGCTCCATCGCCATCGCCGGCATGGTGCGTTCCGGTTATCCGCAGGCCTTCGGCGCCGGCATCGTGTGCAACGCCGGTACCCTGGGCATCCTGATTCCGCCGTCGATCGTGATGGTGGTGTACGCCGCCGCCACCGAGCAGTCGGTGGGCAAGCTGTTCATGGCCGGCGTGGTGCCCGGCGTGATGCTCGGCCTGGCGCTGATGATCGCGATCTACATCGTCGCGCGCATCAAGAAGCTGCCGGCCCTGCCGCGCGCCAGCTTCCGCGAGTGGCTGCGCGCTGCGCGCGAGGCGTTCTGGGGTCTGCTGCTGATGGTGATCATCCTCGGCGGTATCTACAGCGGCATGTTCACGCCCACCGAGGCCGCGGCCGTGGCGGCGGTCTACGCCGGCTTCGTCGCGCTGTTCGTGTACAAGGACCTGACCATCCGCGAGTGCCCGAAGGTGCTGCTGGAGTCCGGCAAGCTGACCATCATGCTGATGTTCATCATCGCCAACGCCATGCTCTTCGCCCACGTGCTGACCACCGAGCAGATCCCGCAACAGATCACCGCCTGGGTGGTGGAGCTGGGCCTGCAGCCCTGGCAGTTCCTGCTGGTGGTGAACATCGTGCTGCTGGTGGCCGGGGCCTTCATGGAGCCCTCGGCGATCATCCTGATCCTCGCGCCGATCCTCTTCCCCATCGCCATGCAGCTGGGCATCGACCCGATCCACCTGGGCATCATCATGGTGGTGAACATGGAGATCGGCCTGATCACGCCACCCGTGGGACTGAACCTGTTCGTCACCTCGGCGGTGACCGGCATGCCGCTGACCCACGTGATTCGCGCCGCCCTGCCGTGGCTGATGATGCTGATCAGCTTCCTGATGGTGATCACCTACATCCCGGCCGTGTCCATGACCCTGCCGAACCTGCTCGGTATGTGA
- a CDS encoding Lrp/AsnC family transcriptional regulator translates to MSVALDSYDQRILALLQEDAGLSTGEIAARVGLSQSPCWRRIQRLKEEGVIRKQVTLLDRKRIGLHTQVFAQVKLNAHGRSNLTEFAEAMREFPEVLECHVLMGAVDFMLRIVTRDIEAYERFFFEKLSLVPGIQEVNSIVALSEIKSTTSLPLG, encoded by the coding sequence ATGTCCGTAGCTCTGGATTCGTACGATCAGCGCATTCTTGCCTTGTTGCAGGAGGATGCCGGCCTGTCCACCGGCGAGATCGCCGCGCGCGTCGGCTTGTCGCAATCGCCCTGCTGGCGCCGCATCCAGCGCCTCAAGGAGGAGGGGGTGATCCGCAAGCAGGTGACCCTGCTCGATCGCAAGCGTATCGGTCTGCACACCCAGGTCTTCGCCCAGGTCAAGCTCAACGCCCATGGCCGCTCCAACCTCACCGAGTTCGCCGAGGCCATGCGCGAGTTTCCCGAGGTACTGGAATGTCACGTGCTGATGGGAGCGGTGGACTTCATGCTGCGCATCGTCACCCGTGACATCGAGGCCTACGAGCGCTTCTTCTTCGAGAAGCTGTCGCTGGTGCCGGGGATCCAGGAGGTCAACTCCATCGTCGCCCTGTCGGAGATCAAGTCGACCACCAGCCTGCCGCTGGGCTAG
- a CDS encoding SPFH domain-containing protein — protein MEIGGVLLLFVGLAVAIVYMGFKVVPQGSEWTVERFGRYTTTLKPGLNIIVPVMDRIGRKLNVMESVLDIPPQEVISADNAIVQIDAVCFFQVINAAQAAYEVNDLEHAIRNLVMTNIRTVLGSMELDAMLSQRDAINERLLKTVDEATAPWGIKITRIEIKDISPPADLVEAMASQMKAERLKRAQILEAEGSRSAAILTAEGHKQAEILRAEGERQAAFLEAEARERAAQAEAEATRVVSQAIAEGNVQAVNYFVAQKYVEALGQLASANNSKVVLMPLEASQVIGAVGGIGEIVRATFGADATGGKRG, from the coding sequence ATGGAAATCGGTGGCGTCCTGCTGCTGTTCGTCGGCCTGGCCGTGGCCATCGTCTACATGGGGTTCAAGGTGGTGCCGCAGGGCTCGGAATGGACGGTGGAGCGCTTCGGCCGCTACACCACCACGCTCAAGCCCGGCCTCAACATCATCGTCCCGGTGATGGACCGTATCGGCCGCAAGCTCAACGTGATGGAAAGCGTGCTCGATATCCCGCCGCAGGAGGTGATCAGCGCCGATAACGCCATCGTGCAGATCGATGCGGTGTGCTTCTTCCAGGTGATCAATGCGGCCCAGGCCGCCTACGAGGTCAACGACCTGGAGCACGCCATCCGCAACCTGGTGATGACCAACATCCGTACCGTGCTCGGCTCCATGGAGCTGGACGCCATGCTCAGCCAGCGCGATGCGATCAACGAGCGTCTGCTCAAGACCGTGGACGAAGCCACCGCCCCCTGGGGTATCAAGATCACCCGGATCGAGATCAAGGACATCAGCCCGCCCGCCGACCTGGTCGAGGCCATGGCCAGCCAGATGAAGGCCGAACGCCTCAAGCGCGCACAGATTCTCGAAGCCGAAGGCTCGCGCTCGGCCGCCATCCTCACCGCAGAGGGGCACAAGCAGGCGGAGATTCTCCGTGCCGAGGGCGAGCGCCAGGCCGCCTTCCTCGAAGCCGAGGCTCGCGAGCGGGCAGCCCAGGCCGAAGCGGAGGCGACTCGCGTGGTATCCCAGGCGATTGCCGAGGGCAACGTGCAGGCGGTCAATTATTTCGTCGCCCAGAAATACGTCGAGGCGCTCGGGCAACTGGCATCGGCCAACAACAGCAAGGTGGTGCTGATGCCGCTGGAGGCCAGCCAGGTGATCGGCGCGGTGGGCGGCATCGGCGAAATCGTCAGGGCCACCTTCGGCGCCGATGCTACAGGCGGGAAGCGGGGCTGA
- a CDS encoding DUF502 domain-containing protein, with protein sequence MIRSSLKSIVTTWLTGLLSLLPLVLTLALLAWIFSLLNRLVGPSTLIGQLFAALGQPFSSNSYLAYLLGSLVLLASLYPLGLAVQMGLRRPLSWLLDRTLRRTPLIGNFYNLADRFVGLLDKSKNPDITTMAPVWCFFGGEGVAVLALRPSSETIELEGRPYCAILVPTAPIPVGGGLLYVPQAWIRPAEMGVDQLTSIYVSMGLTPPPGKRHPERGTPTPPAPTSP encoded by the coding sequence ATGATCAGAAGCAGCCTGAAATCCATCGTCACCACCTGGCTGACCGGCCTGCTGTCACTGCTGCCCCTGGTGCTCACCCTGGCCCTGCTGGCCTGGATCTTCAGCCTGCTCAACCGCCTGGTCGGGCCCTCGACCCTGATTGGCCAGTTGTTCGCCGCACTCGGCCAGCCGTTCTCCAGCAACAGCTACCTGGCCTATCTGCTCGGCAGCCTGGTGCTGCTGGCCAGCCTTTATCCACTGGGCCTGGCGGTGCAGATGGGGCTGCGCAGGCCGCTGTCCTGGCTGCTCGATCGCACCCTGCGGCGCACCCCGCTGATCGGCAACTTCTACAACCTGGCCGACCGCTTCGTCGGCCTGCTGGACAAGAGCAAGAACCCGGATATCACCACCATGGCACCGGTCTGGTGCTTCTTCGGCGGCGAGGGTGTCGCCGTACTTGCCCTGCGCCCCAGCTCGGAAACCATCGAGCTGGAGGGACGCCCCTACTGCGCGATCCTGGTCCCCACCGCGCCGATCCCGGTCGGCGGTGGCCTGCTCTATGTGCCGCAGGCGTGGATTCGTCCGGCCGAGATGGGCGTCGATCAGCTCACCAGCATCTACGTTTCCATGGGCCTCACCCCGCCGCCGGGCAAACGCCATCCCGAACGCGGCACGCCGACCCCGCCAGCACCGACCAGCCCCTAG
- a CDS encoding TRAP transporter small permease — protein sequence MNALRRVWEHFEEGFIAFLLAAMTLITFVYVILNNFYTLFYWLGDTFGGNETLLAIGDFILDMAQAMTWSNALTKALFGWLIFFGLAYGVRTAGHIGVDALVKLAPRGIQRIIGVIACLCCLGYAGLIAVGSFDWVRTLFIAGIGAEDLGHYGIQQWHIGMIVPFGYAMVFVRFLEILVRILRNQQTGLGLADEAADALKVNEHEEPKQ from the coding sequence ATGAACGCCTTGCGGCGCGTCTGGGAGCACTTCGAGGAAGGCTTCATCGCTTTCCTCCTGGCGGCCATGACGCTGATCACTTTCGTCTACGTGATCCTCAACAACTTCTACACCCTGTTCTACTGGCTGGGTGACACCTTCGGCGGTAACGAGACTCTGCTCGCTATCGGCGACTTCATTCTCGACATGGCCCAGGCGATGACCTGGAGCAATGCCCTGACCAAGGCCCTGTTCGGCTGGCTGATCTTCTTCGGCCTGGCCTATGGCGTGCGCACCGCCGGCCACATCGGCGTCGATGCCCTGGTCAAGCTCGCCCCGCGCGGTATCCAGCGCATCATCGGCGTGATCGCCTGCCTGTGCTGCCTGGGCTACGCCGGCCTGATCGCGGTCGGCAGCTTCGACTGGGTCCGCACCCTGTTCATCGCCGGCATCGGTGCCGAAGACCTCGGCCACTACGGCATTCAGCAGTGGCACATCGGCATGATCGTGCCCTTCGGCTACGCCATGGTGTTCGTCCGCTTCCTCGAGATCCTGGTGCGCATCCTGCGCAATCAGCAGACCGGCCTGGGTCTGGCCGACGAGGCCGCCGACGCCCTGAAGGTCAATGAGCACGAGGAGCCCAAGCAATGA
- a CDS encoding GGDEF domain-containing protein, whose product MDDQGNGVSELEELTLALLHSRAEVERLREREQLFSSLLGSVNAALWAFDWDEQRVIYVSPAYERIFGRSAALLLADYGEWRNSIYPDDLDYAAESLAKVLETGAVEFREYRIIRSDGQLRWLSDKCFVSPRSGAGQGCVIVGIAEDITEKKRLEGELHRLATTDVLTQSSNRRHFFECARREFEHARKFGSPLAFLLLDLDDFKKINDQYGHQLGDQVLQRLAQCGANALRRGDLFGRIGGEEFAALFPGCEPDVALQVAERLQREVQRLSFQHEGVSFGITVSQGLTSMRAADVNLDALYARADAAMYLAKRQGKNQIVLG is encoded by the coding sequence ATGGATGATCAAGGCAACGGTGTTTCTGAGCTGGAAGAACTGACCCTGGCCCTGCTGCACAGCCGTGCCGAGGTGGAGCGGCTGCGAGAGCGCGAACAGCTGTTCAGCAGCCTGCTCGGCAGCGTCAACGCCGCGCTCTGGGCGTTCGATTGGGATGAGCAGCGGGTGATCTACGTCAGCCCTGCCTACGAACGCATTTTCGGCCGTTCCGCGGCCCTGCTGCTGGCCGACTACGGAGAGTGGCGCAACAGCATCTACCCTGACGATCTCGATTACGCCGCCGAGAGCCTGGCCAAGGTACTGGAAACCGGCGCAGTGGAGTTTCGTGAGTACCGCATCATCCGCTCCGATGGCCAGTTGCGCTGGCTCAGCGACAAGTGCTTCGTTAGCCCACGCTCGGGGGCAGGGCAGGGGTGCGTGATAGTCGGCATCGCCGAGGACATCACCGAGAAGAAGCGTCTGGAAGGCGAGCTGCATCGTCTGGCCACCACCGACGTGCTGACCCAGAGCAGCAATCGCCGGCACTTCTTCGAATGTGCCCGCCGCGAATTCGAGCACGCGCGCAAGTTCGGCAGCCCGCTGGCCTTCCTGCTGCTCGATCTCGACGACTTCAAGAAGATCAACGACCAGTACGGTCATCAGCTCGGTGACCAGGTGCTGCAGCGTCTGGCGCAGTGCGGCGCCAACGCATTGCGTCGCGGCGACCTGTTCGGTCGCATCGGTGGCGAGGAGTTCGCTGCCCTGTTCCCCGGCTGCGAACCGGATGTCGCCCTGCAGGTAGCCGAGCGCTTGCAGCGCGAGGTGCAACGCCTGAGCTTCCAGCATGAGGGCGTCAGCTTCGGCATCACCGTCAGCCAGGGGCTGACCAGCATGCGCGCTGCCGACGTCAACCTCGACGCGCTCTATGCACGCGCCGATGCCGCCATGTACCTGGCCAAGCGCCAGGGCAAGAACCAGATCGTCCTGGGCTGA